Proteins from one Neodiprion fabricii isolate iyNeoFabr1 chromosome 5, iyNeoFabr1.1, whole genome shotgun sequence genomic window:
- the LOC124183321 gene encoding probable ribosome production factor 1: MKLKNLRKNPLKREVPLEEETEVSEIAPPENLKVSLPSDSNFNHIKCKIVRHKKSEQFRRQKAKAKKEERKKRQRDGEPKKVPHTIESLREKDETTIQGDVDAEENLEVKVDFEHDEFASYYKHTYEPKVLITYSDNPLRKTRIFGRELTRIIPNSISLYRNRSGVKKMVKSAIAKGFTDLIVINENMKQPNGMLVVHLPDGPTAQFKLSNVKITPELKRSHKEITEHRPEVILNNFTTRLGHSVGRMLGALFHYDPEFKGRRAVTFHNQRDYIFFRHHRYEFDLKKGKAKLRELGPRFTLKLRSLQRGTFDSKYGEYEWIIQGRRHAMETSRRKFFL; this comes from the exons atgaaattgaagaatcTACGAAAAAATCCGTTGAAACGTGAAGTCCCATTGGAGGAAGAAACTGAAGTTAGCGAGATCGCGCCACCCGAAAATCTCAAAGTCTCATTGCCGAGCGACAGCAATTTTAATCACATAAAATGCAAAATAGTTCGCCATAAAAAAAGTGAACAATTTCGTAGGCAAAAGGCGAAGgctaaaaaagaagaaaggaaaaaacgcCAGAGGGATGGCGAGCCCAAAAAAGTCCCTCACACCATCGAAAGTCTGCGTGAAAAGGACGAGACTACAATCCAGGGCGACGTTGATGCGGAGGAAAATCTTGAGGTCAAAGTAGATTTTGAGCACGACGAGTTTGCATCCTATTACAAACACACATATGAGCCCAAAGTACTCATTACCTACTCTGACAACCCTCTCAGAAAAACGAGAATATTTGGTCGCGAGTTGACTCGCATCATTCCAAACTCTATATCGCTCTACAGAAACAGATCGGGTGTCAAGAAGATGGTTAAAAGTGCAATTGCCAAGGGATTCACGGACTTGATagtgataaatgaaaatatgaaacagCCAA ATGGCATGCTTGTTGTACACCTGCCCGATGGTCCAACGGCGCAGTTCAAACTTAGTAATGTTAAAATTACACCAGAGTTGAAGCGATCGCATAAAGAAATAACCGAGCATCGTCCAGAAgtgattttaaacaatttcacgACCAGGCTAGGACATTCGGTTGGAAGAATGCTTGGGGCGTTGTTTCACTACGATCCCGAATTCAAGGGACGCAGGGCAGTCACATTTCACAATCAAcgagattatattttttttagacatCATAG ATACGAGTTTGACCTAAAAAAGGGGAAAGCAAAGCTCAGAGAATTGGGCCCAAGATTCACCCTAAAATTGAGATCTCTGCAACGAGGGACGTTCGACAGTAAATATGGTGAATACGAATGGATAATACAAGGACGTCGACACGCCATGGAAACTAGCAGAAGAAAGTTCTTCTTGTAG